The following DNA comes from Bacteroidota bacterium.
CTGAATGAACTTTCTGCTTCAAATGACTATTACAAAGAGGCTCTAACTATATTTGAAAAAACTGGAAGCAAAGGAAATATTGTTAGTGTCTTAAACAATATTGGAATTAATTATAAGAAACAGGGCAAAAATCAAGAAGCAATTTCATACGGTGCACGTGCCCTAACCATAGCAAAAGAGATAGGAGATGCCAGAGAAATACAGAATGCTGCAAAAGCCTTATACAATGCTTACAAATCCGCTGGCAGAAATAAACCAGCTTTAGAAATGTATGAACTTTATATAGCAACAAGAGACAGCATTAATAGTGAAAAGAATCAGAAAGAGGTTATTCGGCAAAAGTATGAATATGATTATGAAAAACAGGCTATAGCAGATAGTGTAGCTTATGTTCAAACACAAGAAGTCCAGGACGCCAAGCTTGAAAAATCCAGAATCTTACAATATGCTTTAATTGGTGGGGCGACTTTGTTACTGGTATTTCTGGGATATGTGTTCAATAGATATCGGATGACTCAAAGGCAGAAATTAATAATCTCTGAGCAAAACAAGGAACTTGCAACTGCAACAAAACATGCAGAATCAGCAAATAATGAATTGAAAACTAAATCCAAAGAGTTGGAAAAATTTAATAATGCGATGCTGGATAGAGAAATGAGGATTATTGAGTTGAAGAAAGAGGCTAACAACTTGGCAAAAACGAATAATACTGATATTCCTTACCCGGAAGTTGAGGACGTTTAGTATAATTAATTATGAATTCAAAAAGAACATTATGAAATATAAAATCACTCTTCTTGCTATTTTTATCAGCATTGGTCTGAGTTCCATAGGTCAGGTTAATATTGACTCCTTATGGAATGTATGGAACGACACTAACCAGCCTGACACCACTCGTTTAAAAGCAATACACGATATAGCCAAGGAAGGCTATTCCTATTCACAACCCGACAGTGCTTTCTATTTTGCACAAATGGGATATGACTTTGCAAAAAGCAAGGGATTAAAAAAACAGATGGCAGACGCTTTAAGCCTCCAGGGAATGTGTTCTTATTACAAGGGTAACTTAACCATTGCTAGTGACTACCATAAACGATCTTTGGCAATTCAAGAAGAAATTGGGAATATGAAAGGAATAAGTGTATCCCTTCATAATATCGGGATTAATTACCATGTAGAGGGGGATTATGTCAACGCCCTAAATTATTATAGGCGCAGTTTAACTATCAACGAAAAAATTGGAAACAAGAATGGAATTGCTATGACCCTTGGAAACATCGGGATGATTTATCGTGATCAAGGGGATATTGCCAACGCCCTTGACTGTTATACGCGCAGCTTAGCCATCAATGAAAAAATTATGAATAAAAGGGGAATTGCTTTCGCCCTATCGGGCATTGGGAATATTTATAATGACCATGGGGATTACTCAACTGCCATTGACTATTATAACCGCAGTATAGCCTTCAGTGAAGAAATTGATGATAAACGTAGGATTGCTTTTTCCTTAGTGAACATCGGGATGGTCTATTATAAACAGGGCGATTCCGCAAGAGCCTTAGACTATTATACACGCAGTCTAACCTTATTCGAAGAAATTGAGACCAAACAGGGTATTGCTCAAACCTTAAAAAGAATGGGGGATGTTCATTATGAACAGGGTGATTACGCAAGTGCGATAGCTTACAACAGCCGCTCGCTATCCATAGCACAAGAGATCGGTCTTGCAGAAGAGACAAGGGATGCCGCTCAAGCCCTTTATGAGTTATATAAAGCCACGAATAGGCAAAAACCAGCCCTGGAAATGTACGAGCTTTACATAACAACAAGAGACAGTATTAATAGTGAAGAAAACCAGAAAGAGGTTATCCGTCAAAAATATAAATATGAATATGATAAACAGGCAATAGCTGATAGCGTAGCTTATATTCAAGTGCAAAAAGTACAGCAAGCCAAACTTGAAAAATCTAAAACACAACAACTTGCATTGATTATAGGTGTGATTTTGTTACTGGTATTTTTGGCCTATATGTACAATAGATTTCGTGTAACCCGAAAACAGAAATTAATAATCTCAGAACAGAATAAGGAACTTGCAACTGCTACAGAACTTGCAGAAACAGCAAACAGTGAATTGCAAACTAAATCCGAAGAGTTGGAGAAGTTTAACACTGTAATGCTGGATAGAGAAATGAGAATTATTGAGTTGAAGAAAGAGGTTAATAATTTGGCAAAAACTAATGACACTGGAACTCCCTATCCTGAAATTGGGGATAAATAAAAAGTAGAATTAAAGATGAACTCAAAAAGAATTATATGAAAAAGAAAATTACTCTTTTTGCTATATTTATCAGCATTGGTCTGACCTCCATATGTCAGATAAACCTTGACTCCCTGTGGAATGTATGGAACGATAATACTAGGCCTGATACCATTCGCCTTGACGCAATTAATAAATTAGCACAGGAAAGCAAAAAAAAATATCAGTATGACATAGCTTTTAATTATGCTAAATCACAGTTTGATTTTGCCAAATTAAAAGGATTAAAGAAACATATGGCTTTTGCCCTTTACACCATGGGTGCGAGTTCTTATTTCAAAAGTGAATACTTGAATGCCATTGATTATTTTACACAATGTATAGACATCAGAAAAGAAATTGGTGGTAAAAACGTTATTGCTTCTTGCTTGACCTATATTGGAATTAATTATTATACTCTGGGTGATTACTCCAGTGCCCTAGAATATTATACTCAAAGTTTAACAATCTATAAAGAATTAGGCTCTACAAGGGGAATTTCAACAACCAACTTAAACATTGGAATTATTCATTTTGAAAGGGGTGATTACAGCACTGCAATTGACTATTATACTCGCAGCTTAGTCATGCAAGAAAAATTAGATGATAAGCAAGGGATTTCCTATTCATTATCTAACATTGCTATTATTTATAGTAAGATGGGTGATTACATCACAGCAAGTAACTATTATACTCGTAGTTTAGGCATCTTAGAAGAAATAGGCGATAAAAAAGGAATTTCTAATGCATTGTATAACATTGGGAGTAATTTTCTCAAACAAGGTGAATATATCAAATCCATAGAAAACTATTTAAGTTGTTTAAAGATTTCAGAAGAAATTGAAAACATAGAATATAAAGCATTATCATATAGGGGTATAGCTGATAACAAAAGTGAACTTCATGAGTTTAATGTTGCAATTGAATATTACACTCGAGCCTTAGATATCTTTGACAAAATTGGGGATAAAAAAAACATAAGTTCTACCTTAATCAACATCGGAATTAACTATAAAAAACTTGGCAATAATCAAGAAGCAATTACATATAGCAATCGTGCACTGAACTTAGCAAAAGAGATGGGTCATACTTTAGAAACAAGGAAATCTGCAAAAATATTATATGATGTTTATAAATCTATCGGTAAGAACAGGATGGCTTTAGAAATGTACGAGCTTTACATTACAAAAAGAGATAGCCTCGACAGTGAAACAAACCAAAAAGAAGTTATTCGACAAAAGTATAAGTATAATTACGACAAAAAAGCCATAGCTGATAGCGTAACTTATCTCCAGGTCCAAAAAGTACAGCAAGCAAAACTCGAAAAATCCAGGATCCTACAATATGCTTTAATTGGAGGCGTGACTTTATTGCTTGTATTTCTGGGATATGTGTTTAATCGATTTCGGATAACCCAAAAGCAGAAATTGATGATTTCTGAACAGAATAAGGAGCTTGCAACTGCCACTAAACTAGCAGAATCAGCAAATATTGAGTTGCAAGCAAAATCTGAAGAGTTAGAAAAATTTAATAATGTGATGTTGGATAGAGAAATGAGAATTATTGAGTTGAAAAAAGAGACAAATAAAATGGTAATGGATAACAATATTGAACTTCCTTATCCTGAAGTTGGTGATGTGTAAAATGTATAAAATATACTTGATCGGAGTAAATATTTTTAAATTAAAGATATTAAGAAATGAATAAAAGTAAAAGAAGAAGGTTCACAAGGGTTTTTAGGGGAAATATAATCCCTATTATTCTTTTGGTATTATTAGTAATCACATTAGCTTTCCTTGGATTAAACCGATTAAAAGAAGATGCCCGCCAAAGAACTTTGGTTTCGCTAACAACAGTGCTTGAAGCAACTCATCAAACCATTTCCCAGGTATGGTTAAAAGGACATTTTTTAGACACTGAAGTTTGGGCTTCTGACGAAAATTTATTAAGTAATACTAAACAATTATTACAGTTAAGTAAAAATAATCAAGACATAATACATTCAAATGCACAAGTTGAAATAAGGAAATATTTTTCTGAGCTATTAAAACTACACTTTGCCTATGGAGTTTTTATTATCTCACCCGATTATTACAGTTTAGCATCCATGCGTGATGCCAACATTGGCACAATCAATTTAATTGCAAAGGCTTATCCTGACAGACTTAAAAAAGTATTTGAAGGAAACATACAATTCATACCTCCCATTTTCTCAGATGTTCCAATAGCAGATGAGAATGGGATTATGAAAGATGAATACCCTACCATGTTTATTGCAACACCAATAAAAGACAATAATGGAGAGGTAATAGCAGCCTTAACCATTCGCTTAAATCCTTTTGATGAATTTTCACTTATTGCACAATCAGGTAAGATTGGTTTGTCAGGAGAAACATATCTGTTTAATGAAAAGGCAATACTAATAACTAAAAGCAGATTCGATTCAGCACTTACTAAAATTGGATTATTGAAGGATGGCAATCCAAGTGTTTTACATATTAAGTTAACCGATCCGGGTGGTAATTTACTGGATGGTTATCAGCCTGGTAATAAAATTTCTGATCAGGAATTAACACTAATGGCACAAAGTGCAACAAATGAAAATGATGGAAATAGTACAGTTGCTTATAATGATTATCGCGGTGTTAAAGTTTGGGGGAAATGGTTCTGGGATCAAGAATTAAATATTGGCTTTGCAAGTAAGATAGATGAATATGAAGCATTAGAACTTTACCGTGAAGCAAGTATAACTATTATTGTTCTATGTGTTTTTTTAATTATCCTGATTTTAGCATCTTATATAATTATTATTAGAAATCAAAATAAAGCAACAGAAGCAGTAACAAAAAGTGAAAATTATTTGCGTGAAGTATTCGATAGTGCAGCAGATGCAATAATCACAACAGATAATATTGGAAACGTCATCTCATTTAATGATTCTGCATCAGCATTATTTGGATATAAATTTAAAGAAGTCAAGGGTAAAAACATTAATACTTTTATAGAGGAATCGTCTAAAAATTCATTTATCCGTGATTTAAAAAAATCCCGTGATAAAAAATTCATTGAAGAATTTAAATTTGGCCATGAATTTCCGGGCATTAAAAAGGATGGTTCAGAATTGGATTTACGAGT
Coding sequences within:
- a CDS encoding tetratricopeptide repeat protein; protein product: MKKKITLFAIFISIGLTSICQINLDSLWNVWNDNTRPDTIRLDAINKLAQESKKKYQYDIAFNYAKSQFDFAKLKGLKKHMAFALYTMGASSYFKSEYLNAIDYFTQCIDIRKEIGGKNVIASCLTYIGINYYTLGDYSSALEYYTQSLTIYKELGSTRGISTTNLNIGIIHFERGDYSTAIDYYTRSLVMQEKLDDKQGISYSLSNIAIIYSKMGDYITASNYYTRSLGILEEIGDKKGISNALYNIGSNFLKQGEYIKSIENYLSCLKISEEIENIEYKALSYRGIADNKSELHEFNVAIEYYTRALDIFDKIGDKKNISSTLINIGINYKKLGNNQEAITYSNRALNLAKEMGHTLETRKSAKILYDVYKSIGKNRMALEMYELYITKRDSLDSETNQKEVIRQKYKYNYDKKAIADSVTYLQVQKVQQAKLEKSRILQYALIGGVTLLLVFLGYVFNRFRITQKQKLMISEQNKELATATKLAESANIELQAKSEELEKFNNVMLDREMRIIELKKETNKMVMDNNIELPYPEVGDV
- a CDS encoding tetratricopeptide repeat protein, whose protein sequence is MKYKITLLAIFISIGLSSIGQVNIDSLWNVWNDTNQPDTTRLKAIHDIAKEGYSYSQPDSAFYFAQMGYDFAKSKGLKKQMADALSLQGMCSYYKGNLTIASDYHKRSLAIQEEIGNMKGISVSLHNIGINYHVEGDYVNALNYYRRSLTINEKIGNKNGIAMTLGNIGMIYRDQGDIANALDCYTRSLAINEKIMNKRGIAFALSGIGNIYNDHGDYSTAIDYYNRSIAFSEEIDDKRRIAFSLVNIGMVYYKQGDSARALDYYTRSLTLFEEIETKQGIAQTLKRMGDVHYEQGDYASAIAYNSRSLSIAQEIGLAEETRDAAQALYELYKATNRQKPALEMYELYITTRDSINSEENQKEVIRQKYKYEYDKQAIADSVAYIQVQKVQQAKLEKSKTQQLALIIGVILLLVFLAYMYNRFRVTRKQKLIISEQNKELATATELAETANSELQTKSEELEKFNTVMLDREMRIIELKKEVNNLAKTNDTGTPYPEIGDK